From Xyrauchen texanus isolate HMW12.3.18 chromosome 12, RBS_HiC_50CHRs, whole genome shotgun sequence, one genomic window encodes:
- the ifnphi1 gene encoding interferon phi 1 isoform X3: MCAMMKQSQMWTYMFVIFFTLQSQCNACEWLGRYKMISSESLTLLSQMGAEHPVGNVRFPGALYKLIGKAKVEDQVRFLALTFGHIIHLMDDREHMNSVKWNHKTIDNFLNVLHRQSSELKECVSQYHKSSHKESYEIRINRHFRDLMKILKKRNTVLRDGNRSGEL, encoded by the exons ATGTGTGCAATGATGAAACAATCCCAAATGTGGACGTACatgtttgttatattttttactcTGCAGAGTCAATGCAATGCCTGCGAGTGGCTCGGCCGGTACAAGATGATAAGCTCGGAGTCTCTGACCCTGCTTTCCCAAATG GGTGCAGAACATCCTGTAGGAAATGTGCGATTTCCCGGGGCCCTGTACAAATTGATTGGCAAGGCTAAG GTGGAAGACCAGGTGAGGTTTCTTGCCTTGACCTTTGGCCATATCATCCACCTCATGGATGACAGAGAGCACATGAATTCAGTGAAATGGAACCACAAGACCATTGATAATTTTCTAAATGTCCTGCACAGGCAGTCATCTGAACTAAAAGAATGT gTGTCTCAATACCATAAATCATCACACAAAGAGTCTTACGAGATAAGAATAAACAGGCACTTCAGGGATTTAATGAAAATTCTAAAGAAAAG GAATACAGTGCTCAGGGATGGGAACAGATCCGGAGAGCTGTGA
- the ifnphi1 gene encoding interferon phi 1 isoform X4: MCAMMKQSQMWTYMFVIFFTLQSQCNACEWLGRYKMISSESLTLLSQMGAEHPVGNVRFPGALYKLIGKAKVEDQVRFLALTFGHIIHLMDDREHMNSVKWNHKTIDNFLNVLHRQSSELKECVSQYHKSSHKESYEIRINRHFRDLMKILKKR, translated from the exons ATGTGTGCAATGATGAAACAATCCCAAATGTGGACGTACatgtttgttatattttttactcTGCAGAGTCAATGCAATGCCTGCGAGTGGCTCGGCCGGTACAAGATGATAAGCTCGGAGTCTCTGACCCTGCTTTCCCAAATG GGTGCAGAACATCCTGTAGGAAATGTGCGATTTCCCGGGGCCCTGTACAAATTGATTGGCAAGGCTAAG GTGGAAGACCAGGTGAGGTTTCTTGCCTTGACCTTTGGCCATATCATCCACCTCATGGATGACAGAGAGCACATGAATTCAGTGAAATGGAACCACAAGACCATTGATAATTTTCTAAATGTCCTGCACAGGCAGTCATCTGAACTAAAAGAATGT gTGTCTCAATACCATAAATCATCACACAAAGAGTCTTACGAGATAAGAATAAACAGGCACTTCAGGGATTTAATGAAAATTCTAAAGAAAAGGTAA
- the LOC127652739 gene encoding LOW QUALITY PROTEIN: interferon a3-like (The sequence of the model RefSeq protein was modified relative to this genomic sequence to represent the inferred CDS: deleted 1 base in 1 codon): MCAMMKQSQMWTYMFVIFFTLQSQCNACEWLGRYKMISSESLTLLSQMGAEHPVGNVRFPGALYKLIGKAKVEDQVRFLALTFGHIIHLMDDREHMNSVKWNHKTIDNFLNVLHRQSSELKECVSQYHKSSHKESYEIRINRHFRDLMKILKKKEYSAQGWEQIRRAVRSHLNRMDIIASHLKTLLRY; this comes from the exons ATGTGTGCAATGATGAAACAATCCCAAATGTGGACGTACatgtttgttatattttttactcTGCAGAGTCAATGCAATGCCTGCGAGTGGCTCGGCCGGTACAAGATGATAAGCTCGGAGTCTCTGACCCTGCTTTCCCAAATG GGTGCAGAACATCCTGTAGGAAATGTGCGATTTCCCGGGGCCCTGTACAAATTGATTGGCAAGGCTAAG GTGGAAGACCAGGTGAGGTTTCTTGCCTTGACCTTTGGCCATATCATCCACCTCATGGATGACAGAGAGCACATGAATTCAGTGAAATGGAACCACAAGACCATTGATAATTTTCTAAATGTCCTGCACAGGCAGTCATCTGAACTAAAAGAATGT gTGTCTCAATACCATAAATCATCACACAAAGAGTCTTAC GAGATAAGAATAAACAGGCACTTCAGGGATTTAATGAAAATTCTAAAGAAAAAG GAATACAGTGCTCAGGGATGGGAACAGATCCGGAGAGCTGTGAGAAGTCACCTTAATAGGATGGACATCATTGCAAGCCATTTAAAGACCCTgctgagatattaa